The Branchiostoma floridae strain S238N-H82 chromosome 10, Bfl_VNyyK, whole genome shotgun sequence genome has a segment encoding these proteins:
- the LOC118425140 gene encoding uncharacterized protein LOC118425140 isoform X3: MRRVRAVASLKAGKRSQDYSSEGKLQRRRGTYLTITSDDGGSSRSIFEAAAGKRLSVCRQERHIPATPNIETLTATREVGRVPSRKVAIAERSQNIRLCGLNILNRREPHNIQNSAIDRRKAL; encoded by the exons ATGCGGCGGGTACGGGCGGTGGCATCATTGAAGGCGGGAAAGAGATCTCAAGACTACTCGTCAGAAGGAAAG TTACAACGCCGCAGGGGTACGTACTTGACGATTACGTCAGACGATGGCGGTTCCAGTAGGTCAATCTTCGAAGCAGCTGCGGGTAAACGTCTTTCGGTATGTCGTCAAG AACGACACATTCCCGCCACACCCAACATAGAGACTCTTACCGCCACAAGGGAAGTAGGTCGAGTCCCTTCACGAAAAGTGGCCATCGCTGAGAGGAGCCAGAATATACGTTTGTGCGGCTTGAACATTCTTAACAGAAGGGAGCcacacaacatccagaacagcgccatcgACAGAAGGAAGGCACTGTGA
- the LOC118425140 gene encoding uncharacterized protein LOC118425140 isoform X2 — protein sequence MRRVRAVASLKAGKRSQDYSSEGKLQRRRGTYLTITSDDGGSSRSIFEAAAGQPTGQDRRRRGVPDRHILCPSERHIPATPNIETLTATREVGRVPSRKVAIAERSQNIRLCGLNILNRREPHNIQNSAIDRRKAL from the exons ATGCGGCGGGTACGGGCGGTGGCATCATTGAAGGCGGGAAAGAGATCTCAAGACTACTCGTCAGAAGGAAAG TTACAACGCCGCAGGGGTACGTACTTGACGATTACGTCAGACGATGGCGGTTCCAGTAGGTCAATCTTCGAAGCAGCTGCGG GCCAACCTACCGGACAAGATCGACGACGACGAGGTGTTCCTGACAGACATATATTATGTCCATCAGAACGACACATTCCCGCCACACCCAACATAGAGACTCTTACCGCCACAAGGGAAGTAGGTCGAGTCCCTTCACGAAAAGTGGCCATCGCTGAGAGGAGCCAGAATATACGTTTGTGCGGCTTGAACATTCTTAACAGAAGGGAGCcacacaacatccagaacagcgccatcgACAGAAGGAAGGCACTGTGA
- the LOC118425140 gene encoding uncharacterized protein LOC118425140 isoform X1 yields the protein MRRVRAVASLKAGKRSQDYSSEGKLQRRRGTYLTITSDDGGSSRSIFEAAAGKRLSVCRQGQPTGQDRRRRGVPDRHILCPSERHIPATPNIETLTATREVGRVPSRKVAIAERSQNIRLCGLNILNRREPHNIQNSAIDRRKAL from the exons ATGCGGCGGGTACGGGCGGTGGCATCATTGAAGGCGGGAAAGAGATCTCAAGACTACTCGTCAGAAGGAAAG TTACAACGCCGCAGGGGTACGTACTTGACGATTACGTCAGACGATGGCGGTTCCAGTAGGTCAATCTTCGAAGCAGCTGCGGGTAAACGTCTTTCGGTATGTCGTCAAG GCCAACCTACCGGACAAGATCGACGACGACGAGGTGTTCCTGACAGACATATATTATGTCCATCAGAACGACACATTCCCGCCACACCCAACATAGAGACTCTTACCGCCACAAGGGAAGTAGGTCGAGTCCCTTCACGAAAAGTGGCCATCGCTGAGAGGAGCCAGAATATACGTTTGTGCGGCTTGAACATTCTTAACAGAAGGGAGCcacacaacatccagaacagcgccatcgACAGAAGGAAGGCACTGTGA